The Geobacillus genomosp. 3 genome segment GAAGTGAGCCTGGCGGTGAAAGCGCAGGAAGCGCTCGCCGCTGAAGGCATCGATGTCTCGGTCGTCAGCATGCCGTCATGGGACCGCTTTGAAGCGCAGCCGGGAGCGTACCGCGATGAAGTGCTTCCGCCGACGGTGACGAAGCGGCTTGCCATTGAAATGGGCGCGTCGCTCGGCTGGGAGCGCTATGTCGGTGCGGATGGCGACATTGTAGCCATCGATCGGTTTGGCGCTTCTGCTCCGGGAGAAAAAATTATGGCTGAATATGGTTTTACCGTTGACAACGTCGTCCGTCGCGTGAAAGCATTGCTTGGCAAGTAACCGAACGACCGTGAGAACAGGCTGCCCTTGCGCGTTGCAAGGGCAGCTTTTTTGATCGAGTTGCGGCGGACGCCCGCCGCAACCAAAAATCGACAATGTTAGTGAAAAAAATTACCGCTAATAGACATATTTTTCCCCTTTCCTTTTCTATAATAGAAATAGATGAAGAGAAATGGGGGATGGGACATGGTTCGTTATTGGATTTATTTGTTAAATGATGAAGTGGCGGCACACTACCGCCACCGGACGGAAAAAATTGTCGAACTGCTTCGGGAGCATCAGTGTGCGAAAGCGCCGTTGAAAACGATTTGCCGCAAGCAAGTTGAATTTATTACCGAACGGTTGTCGTTTTCGCGTCTCGAGTTGGGCTTAAAGCAATATTTTGTCGGGCGTGTCGGCAAAAATTTAGAGCGCAATATGTTCATTTTGCAAAATGACGCCGGTGACGAAGCGCTTCTTGTTGTGCAAAAGCGCCGCCTGCTGCTTGTTGCTGACAGTGCGCCGCTGGCGGCCGACATCGGCCGGGCGCTCGCCAGCGTAGCGCCATCGTTTTTGGCGGTTGCTGCTGATTTTGTCGACTATCATTGGCTGTCTGCACCGGCGCCGGGAAGAAAATTTGCGTAAGGCGAAGATTTTTGTCGCGGAATATTGTCTAATGGCACATCGTTTAGTACACTGTTAAGGAGACAACAAGAAGGAGGAAAATCGCTGTATGTGGACCACGATTCTCGTTGGTGTGCTGGCGCTCATCGCCGGTGTGGCGCTCGGGTTTTTCATCGCCCGCAAAACGATGATTAATTATTTGAAGAAAAATCCGCCGATCAATGAACAAATGATCCGCATGATGATGATGCAAATGGGCATGACCCCGTCGCAAAAGAAAATCAACCAAATGATGAAAATGATGAACAACCAACTGAAATAAGGGAAACGGACACTCGATTGAGAGTGTCTTTTTATTTTGGAAAAATGTTCTTTCAAAATTTTTCTAGTTTTGTTACAATAATATGGCGGTTGTTCGTTAGCCAAATGAAAGGGGGCGGGTCGCGTGAGCGTGTTCCGCGATTTGTTTTGGTTTTTTCGCCAAGAGAAAAAGGCGTACATCACCGGCGTTCTATTGCTCGTGATCGTTGCCTTTTTAGAAACGATCCCGCCGAAAGTGATCGGCCTTCTAGTCGACTATATGAAAAACGGCACGATGACGAAAGAAGTGCTCGTTCGTTGGGTGGCTGTTCTCGCTGCCATCGCAGGGGCGCTCTATATGCTCCGCTACGCCTGGCGCATTTGCATTTTCGGCTCATCTGTCAAGCTCGCCCGCCAGCTGCGCAACGAGCTGTACAGCCACTTTACGAAAATGGCGCCGTCATTTTACCAGCGGAAGCGGATCGGTGATTTAATGGCTCATGCGACAAACGATTTGCAAGCCATCCAACAAACGGCGGGAAGCGGCATTTTAACGCTCGTCGACTCGGTGACGCTTGGCGGTTTTGTCCTGGCGACGATGGCCATATCGATCAGTTGGAAGCTGACGTTGATCAGCCTGCTGCCGCTGCCGATTATGGCATGGGCGACAAGCCGCTACGGAACGATGCTTCATCAGCGGTTTTTAACCGCACAAGAAGCGTTTTCGTCGCTGAATGATAAAGTGCAAGAAAGCATGAGCGGCATTCGCGTTATAAAAGCGTTCGGCTACGAAGAAAAAGATGTGGAAGCGTTCCGCCGCCAATCGGAAGATGTGGTGGCGAAAAATGTCGCGGTCGCCAAAGTTGATGCGCTCTTTGATCCGACGATCGGGCTGCTTGTCGGGCTGTCGTTTTTTCTTGCTGTCGC includes the following:
- the sirA gene encoding sporulation inhibitor of replication protein SirA, whose amino-acid sequence is MVRYWIYLLNDEVAAHYRHRTEKIVELLREHQCAKAPLKTICRKQVEFITERLSFSRLELGLKQYFVGRVGKNLERNMFILQNDAGDEALLVVQKRRLLLVADSAPLAADIGRALASVAPSFLAVAADFVDYHWLSAPAPGRKFA
- a CDS encoding YneF family protein produces the protein MWTTILVGVLALIAGVALGFFIARKTMINYLKKNPPINEQMIRMMMMQMGMTPSQKKINQMMKMMNNQLK